A genomic stretch from Chitinophaga agri includes:
- a CDS encoding RsmE family RNA methyltransferase: MFYAKDLTPAAGSYTMDEPTSKYCIQVLRHELGDEVLMTDGRGGRYTTTITDDNRKKCIVQVKQYELMPPVKAPVRIAISFTKNTSRIEWFLEKATEIGMQMIIPLISQRTEKEKFRADRFESILVSAMLQSQQYYLPELTAPASFESLVQQPPSQQLFIAHCLPEQKRHLWQGMQPGKDSLLLIGPEGDFTPEEISLALAKGFQPVSLGDNRLRTETAGVVGCTMMNAVNVTAAGN; encoded by the coding sequence ATGTTTTACGCGAAAGACCTTACTCCGGCAGCTGGCTCTTATACAATGGATGAACCTACCTCCAAATACTGTATTCAGGTACTCAGGCATGAACTGGGGGACGAGGTGCTGATGACGGATGGGCGTGGAGGCAGATACACTACCACCATCACCGACGATAACCGGAAGAAATGCATCGTACAGGTAAAGCAATATGAACTGATGCCCCCTGTGAAAGCCCCTGTCCGCATTGCCATCTCGTTTACAAAGAACACCTCCCGTATAGAATGGTTCCTGGAGAAGGCAACGGAAATTGGTATGCAGATGATCATTCCATTGATCAGCCAGCGTACAGAAAAGGAGAAGTTCCGTGCCGATCGTTTCGAGAGTATCCTCGTATCGGCCATGCTGCAATCCCAGCAATATTATTTGCCGGAACTGACAGCCCCCGCCAGTTTTGAATCCCTGGTACAGCAACCGCCTTCACAACAATTGTTTATTGCACACTGTTTACCTGAGCAGAAAAGGCATCTCTGGCAGGGTATGCAGCCGGGTAAGGATAGTTTGCTGCTGATTGGTCCTGAGGGCGATTTTACACCGGAAGAGATCTCGCTGGCATTGGCAAAAGGCTTTCAGCCGGTGTCACTGGGAGATAACAGACTGCGTACTGAAACTGCCGGTGTCGTGGGATGTACGATGATGAATGCGGTAAATGTGACCGCTGCCGGCAATTAA
- a CDS encoding MATE family efflux transporter, whose amino-acid sequence MLWMKYRQYYKDNFNLAYPVVISQLGHTMVAFSDTVIIGHTGKVPLAAVALGSSLFSIFMVMGIGMSYGLTPLIAQENGRQNLARCGFLLRHSLLINIVLGILLSTAIIAGSNHLDLLGQEEDVRTLAKPFLQLLGFSFFPLMIFLTFKQFAEGLGFTRQAMNISIIGNVVNILIGITLVYGLFGAPKLGVVGVGIATLTDRVLMAVAMAWYVLSSPRFKGYLAEFRQRYLSAAAIRQLLGIGTPVALQYIFEVSAFSGAIVMAGWIGAREQAAHQIAINLASITYMMASGISAAAGIKSGNHFGAQQWRELRASAIASYHMVLVMMGITALLFMVGCQLLPLMYTNDIEVIAIAAHLLIIAAFFQLFDGTQVVGLGILRGLGDVRVPTVITLLAYWGLGLPVGYVLGILLDFGVQGIWWGLLIGLLTASILLFFRFQHRTKAVLQRAVLK is encoded by the coding sequence ATGTTATGGATGAAATATCGCCAGTACTATAAAGACAACTTTAATCTGGCATATCCTGTAGTGATCTCCCAGCTGGGACATACCATGGTCGCTTTTTCTGATACAGTCATTATCGGTCATACCGGTAAAGTGCCGCTCGCTGCTGTTGCATTAGGCAGCAGCCTGTTTTCTATTTTTATGGTCATGGGCATCGGAATGTCATACGGACTGACGCCTCTCATAGCACAGGAAAACGGCCGGCAGAACCTGGCGCGCTGTGGTTTTCTGTTGCGTCATAGTCTGCTGATCAATATTGTGCTGGGTATCCTGTTATCCACTGCTATCATTGCCGGTAGCAATCATCTTGACTTACTGGGGCAGGAGGAAGACGTGCGTACATTGGCAAAGCCGTTTTTGCAGTTACTGGGCTTTTCATTTTTTCCGTTGATGATCTTCCTGACTTTTAAACAGTTTGCTGAGGGATTAGGATTCACGCGTCAGGCGATGAATATCAGTATCATCGGAAATGTGGTGAATATCCTCATTGGTATCACACTGGTATATGGGTTGTTCGGAGCACCTAAACTGGGTGTAGTGGGGGTGGGTATTGCCACACTGACCGATCGTGTGCTGATGGCGGTAGCAATGGCCTGGTACGTGCTGAGTTCTCCCCGCTTTAAGGGGTATCTGGCTGAGTTCAGGCAAAGATATTTGTCCGCAGCTGCAATCAGACAATTGCTGGGTATCGGTACACCCGTTGCCCTACAGTATATCTTTGAAGTAAGTGCTTTTAGTGGTGCGATCGTTATGGCAGGATGGATCGGTGCGCGTGAACAGGCGGCACACCAGATAGCGATCAACCTGGCGTCAATCACTTACATGATGGCAAGCGGGATCTCTGCCGCCGCCGGTATCAAAAGTGGTAATCACTTCGGTGCGCAGCAATGGCGGGAATTGCGTGCTTCTGCGATTGCCAGTTATCATATGGTGCTCGTGATGATGGGAATAACCGCGCTGCTCTTTATGGTGGGTTGCCAGTTGCTGCCTTTAATGTATACGAACGATATTGAGGTAATAGCTATTGCAGCACACCTGCTCATCATTGCAGCGTTCTTCCAGTTGTTTGATGGTACACAGGTGGTAGGCCTGGGTATATTGCGTGGTCTGGGTGATGTGCGGGTGCCTACGGTGATCACCTTGCTGGCTTACTGGGGACTGGGCCTGCCTGTTGGTTATGTATTGGGGATATTACTTGATTTTGGTGTACAGGGTATCTGGTGGGGGCTGTTAATAGGATTACTCACCGCCTCGATCCTGTTGTTTTTCAGATTTCAACATAGGACGAAAGCCGTTTTGCAGCGTGCTGTGTTGAAGTGA
- a CDS encoding FecR family protein, which produces MPDDYIRSLARKWLDGTATEEETATLMQWYGQEETRSRIPVWWIGIAASLLLIAGVWWLMKTPDARKMAIYVPREQQHKVLLPDSSVVWLNADSKLQYREDTLVREVILAGEGFFDVQKNTKPFVVKAGNSVTTVLGTSFNIRAYQHEAVAITVASGKVQVQDEQQHITVLTANKQITLDKTTIERTVDATVSQAWVHGRFEIDNETFETVANTLSRKYGVTFHFENEDLRKCTFIASFDEHANLERILGLLSKINNSTFRISEDQQDIYISGQGCSQ; this is translated from the coding sequence ATGCCTGACGATTACATCCGTTCCCTGGCCCGCAAGTGGCTTGACGGTACGGCAACTGAAGAAGAGACAGCAACCCTGATGCAATGGTACGGTCAGGAAGAAACACGCAGCCGCATACCCGTCTGGTGGATAGGCATTGCCGCTTCTCTGTTATTGATAGCCGGTGTCTGGTGGCTCATGAAAACTCCGGATGCACGAAAGATGGCTATCTACGTACCAAGAGAGCAACAGCATAAAGTACTACTGCCGGATAGCTCTGTTGTATGGCTGAATGCAGACAGTAAGTTGCAATACCGGGAAGACACCCTGGTCAGAGAAGTGATACTTGCCGGAGAGGGTTTCTTTGATGTGCAGAAGAATACCAAACCTTTTGTGGTAAAGGCAGGCAACAGTGTTACGACTGTACTTGGCACGTCTTTTAACATAAGAGCGTATCAACATGAAGCAGTAGCGATTACTGTGGCATCCGGAAAAGTGCAGGTACAGGATGAACAGCAACATATTACAGTACTGACTGCCAATAAACAGATCACACTGGACAAAACAACCATAGAACGAACAGTGGACGCAACGGTTTCCCAGGCATGGGTACATGGCAGATTTGAAATAGACAATGAAACATTTGAAACAGTCGCCAATACATTAAGCAGAAAATATGGCGTCACATTTCATTTTGAAAATGAAGACCTGCGCAAATGTACTTTCATAGCCAGTTTTGATGAACATGCCAATTTAGAAAGAATACTGGGACTATTAAGTAAGATCAACAATTCCACGTTCCGTATCAGCGAAGATCAGCAGGATATATATATCAGCGGACAAGGGTGCAGTCAATAA
- a CDS encoding SusC/RagA family TonB-linked outer membrane protein: MARPTKGQDLNNVMLQLTTKESKLDKVLKRIETQAPFFFIVDGALASSLPAPALEGKKRSLKEVLDALLLPNDLVYVQDGNYIIIRKKPVSPAMQAAVAGLPTPAGMAKIITGVVTDEKGEPLPGVSIVVKSSRAGTMTNEKGIFSLDARSESDTLLISYIGYRTQEVAVKGRSQLNVQLVLSENSLADVVVIGYGSLRKGDLTSAVATVKSESFVKGNVLDAGQLLQGKVAGLSIGTPSGDPTSGSQILLRGNTTLLGANANPLVLIDGIPGDLKTVAPEDIESVDVLKDGSAAAIYGTRGTNGVIIITTRRASGTFSNSVDYSGYVSTQTIARAPEMLTAADYRQQIADGVRDASWDQGANTDWLKEISQTPLTHVHNLTFRGGNSKTNYLANVNYRSLEGIMKKSDNRTFTGRIDINHSMLDDKLRINLGMLNASNKYTTTGDGFSFNGYTYRQAIIRNPTSPLKDAAGNWYEQTGLFNYENPVSRLYESDGRNTSQNSRLNGSLTLLPVEGLKLSALFSYTRYNEDRGYAETKRHISTLRDGRNGYASVGSTQSIDRLMELTAQYNADINRHKFTLLGGYSYQENEYNTNWMQNWDFPTDRFTYNNIGIGQALKEGLAPQYSEKRETNLIGFFGRATYSYDDRYLLLASLRHEAASQLYGTRKPWGTFPAVSAGWRISNESFMKGQGLFDDLKLRAGYGVTGTQPTNLFLGVAILNYGGYVYSNGVWIQTLGPSQNPNADLRWEEKHETNAGIDFSMFKGRINGSVDYYIRRINGLLYDYQVPSPPNLYPSTRANVGKMENKGLEVLVNFIPVRTKDFEWSSSLNFSTNTNKLVSLSNNLYKATNNYFTTGGTGEPIQTFTHIVNIGDNIGDLYGFKVVDISDDGKWIYEGRDGKPVNYDDFQHAFEDKRVLGNGLPKYYGGWNNSFRYKQFDLNITMRGAFDYQILNYQRMYYENTGLQQYNRLKSAYDKIYGKAVLSKDMPLEFNSQYVENGDFWKVDNITLGYNIRHLKSKYLHAARVYVSTLNTFVITGYKGIDPEVNRLGLAPGNDERDKYPSVRTFTVGVNMSF, encoded by the coding sequence ATGGCCCGTCCGACTAAAGGGCAGGACCTCAATAATGTCATGTTGCAGCTGACCACCAAGGAAAGTAAGCTTGACAAAGTCCTGAAGCGTATTGAAACGCAGGCTCCTTTCTTTTTTATTGTCGATGGCGCGCTGGCCAGCAGCCTTCCCGCGCCTGCGCTGGAAGGTAAAAAACGTTCTCTGAAAGAAGTACTGGATGCGCTACTGCTGCCCAATGACCTCGTATATGTACAGGATGGTAACTATATTATTATCAGGAAAAAACCGGTTTCCCCTGCTATGCAGGCCGCTGTTGCCGGCTTGCCCACTCCTGCCGGAATGGCCAAGATCATTACAGGTGTTGTAACTGATGAAAAAGGAGAACCGCTGCCTGGCGTAAGTATTGTTGTAAAATCATCGCGCGCCGGCACAATGACCAATGAGAAAGGGATCTTTTCACTGGATGCCAGGAGTGAGTCTGATACGCTCCTTATCAGCTATATTGGCTACCGTACACAGGAGGTAGCTGTGAAAGGGCGCAGCCAGCTGAATGTACAACTCGTACTCAGTGAGAACTCCCTGGCTGATGTAGTAGTGATCGGGTATGGCAGTCTGCGAAAAGGAGACCTTACCAGCGCTGTTGCGACTGTAAAATCAGAAAGCTTTGTAAAAGGAAATGTACTGGATGCTGGTCAGCTGTTACAGGGTAAAGTAGCCGGTCTTTCAATCGGTACACCCAGTGGCGATCCTACCAGCGGTTCACAGATCCTGTTACGTGGTAATACAACACTGCTTGGTGCGAATGCCAATCCGCTGGTACTGATAGATGGTATCCCCGGCGATCTTAAAACAGTTGCTCCTGAGGATATCGAATCTGTAGATGTACTGAAAGATGGTTCTGCTGCCGCGATTTACGGTACCCGTGGTACAAATGGTGTGATCATCATTACTACCCGCAGGGCCAGTGGCACGTTCAGTAACTCGGTCGATTACAGTGGATATGTAAGTACACAAACCATCGCCCGTGCACCTGAAATGCTGACTGCAGCTGATTACCGTCAGCAGATCGCTGATGGCGTGAGAGACGCTTCCTGGGATCAGGGTGCTAACACCGACTGGTTAAAGGAAATATCACAGACGCCGCTGACGCATGTGCATAACCTGACATTCAGAGGTGGCAACAGCAAGACAAACTACCTGGCGAATGTGAACTATCGTTCACTGGAAGGTATTATGAAGAAGTCAGATAACCGGACATTCACCGGCCGTATAGATATTAATCACAGTATGCTGGATGATAAATTGCGTATCAACCTCGGTATGCTGAACGCCAGTAACAAATACACTACCACCGGCGATGGTTTCAGCTTTAACGGATATACTTACAGACAGGCGATCATCCGTAACCCTACTTCCCCGCTGAAAGATGCTGCAGGTAACTGGTATGAGCAGACCGGCCTTTTCAACTATGAGAACCCTGTTTCCAGGTTATATGAGAGTGATGGCCGTAATACGTCTCAAAATTCCCGTTTAAATGGCTCACTGACGCTCTTGCCTGTCGAGGGACTGAAGCTGTCTGCATTGTTCTCATACACGCGTTATAATGAAGACAGGGGATATGCTGAGACCAAGCGTCACATTTCCACGCTCAGAGATGGCCGTAATGGCTACGCATCTGTAGGTAGTACACAATCTATTGACCGCCTGATGGAACTGACTGCTCAGTATAATGCAGATATCAACAGACACAAATTTACCTTACTTGGCGGCTACAGCTACCAGGAGAATGAATACAACACCAACTGGATGCAGAACTGGGACTTCCCAACTGACCGTTTTACCTATAACAACATTGGTATCGGACAGGCATTAAAAGAAGGACTGGCTCCGCAGTATAGTGAAAAGAGAGAAACAAACCTGATAGGCTTCTTTGGAAGAGCAACCTATAGCTACGATGATCGTTATCTGTTACTCGCCAGCCTCAGACATGAAGCTGCCAGCCAGTTGTACGGTACACGGAAGCCATGGGGTACATTCCCTGCCGTATCCGCAGGATGGCGTATCAGCAATGAATCATTCATGAAAGGACAGGGACTGTTTGATGACCTGAAACTGCGTGCTGGTTACGGCGTTACAGGTACTCAGCCTACTAATCTCTTCCTGGGTGTGGCTATCCTGAACTATGGTGGCTATGTATATTCTAACGGTGTATGGATACAGACACTCGGCCCTTCACAAAACCCGAATGCCGACCTGCGCTGGGAAGAGAAACATGAAACCAATGCCGGTATTGATTTTTCCATGTTCAAAGGGAGAATAAATGGTAGTGTGGATTATTATATCCGCCGTATCAATGGCCTGTTGTACGACTATCAGGTACCCAGTCCGCCGAACCTCTACCCTTCTACCCGCGCAAATGTTGGTAAAATGGAAAATAAAGGTCTGGAAGTACTGGTCAACTTTATTCCTGTCAGAACGAAAGACTTTGAATGGAGCAGCAGTCTGAACTTCTCTACAAACACAAACAAACTGGTCAGCCTTTCCAACAACCTGTATAAAGCTACGAACAACTATTTTACCACTGGTGGCACCGGAGAACCTATACAGACGTTCACACACATTGTGAATATCGGAGACAATATTGGTGACCTCTACGGATTTAAGGTAGTGGATATCTCTGATGATGGTAAATGGATCTATGAAGGACGTGATGGTAAGCCGGTCAACTATGATGATTTTCAGCATGCTTTCGAAGACAAGCGTGTATTGGGCAATGGCTTGCCGAAATATTATGGTGGATGGAACAACAGCTTCCGTTATAAACAGTTTGATCTGAACATTACCATGCGCGGTGCATTCGATTATCAGATCCTGAACTACCAACGCATGTATTACGAGAATACCGGTCTGCAACAGTATAACCGCCTGAAATCAGCTTATGATAAGATCTATGGCAAAGCCGTATTAAGTAAGGATATGCCACTTGAATTTAATAGCCAGTATGTGGAAAACGGTGATTTCTGGAAGGTAGATAATATCACGTTGGGCTATAACATCCGCCATCTGAAATCAAAATACCTGCATGCTGCGAGAGTGTACGTATCAACACTGAACACTTTTGTCATCACAGGCTATAAAGGAATAGACCCGGAAGTGAACAGACTGGGACTGGCGCCTGGTAATGATGAGCGTGATAAATATCCGTCTGTGAGAACATTTACTGTAGGTGTAAACATGAGTTTCTGA
- the dnaB gene encoding replicative DNA helicase, translating to MDLNLKKDRNVRRKSSVDVSTMMYGKIPPQAKEMEEAVLGAIMLEKGAFDTVVEILKGECFYVEAHQKIFTAMTRLAGKSMPVDILTVVEELRSMGELEIVGGPYYITRLTNMVVSSANIEAHARIILQKFIQRELIRISGEILSESYEDTADVFDLLDSAESKLFEVTNNHLRKNYDSIDRVLVNTMKRIEDLRNRGDDITGVPSGFPSLDKVTYGWQSTDLIIIAARPAVGKTAFALNLARNAALHPRFPKGAAVFSLEMSSGQIVQRILSAESEIKLEKITRGKLEEYEMKKLMTHGIERLAKAPIFIDDTPALNIFELRAKARRLVHNHGVGVIIIDYLQLMSGSADGKGTNREQEISKISRDLKGLAKELHVPILALSQLSRDVEKRKDGNKMPQLSDLRESGAIEQDADMVMFLYRPEYYEINTNEMGESNKGETHVRIAKHRNGQLDTIKLRAVLEFQRFEDDGSLENPGGGSSNAFAGMRNHDMGGGGNDEAKLYIQKGSRMNDMNFDEGFEDAPF from the coding sequence ATGGATCTCAATCTTAAGAAGGACCGCAACGTGCGTCGCAAGTCGTCCGTTGACGTATCTACCATGATGTACGGCAAAATTCCTCCCCAGGCAAAGGAGATGGAGGAAGCTGTATTGGGAGCCATTATGTTAGAAAAAGGCGCTTTTGACACGGTAGTAGAGATATTGAAAGGTGAATGTTTTTATGTAGAAGCACATCAGAAAATATTTACGGCGATGACCCGCCTGGCAGGAAAATCTATGCCGGTCGATATCCTCACCGTAGTGGAGGAACTACGTTCCATGGGCGAACTGGAAATAGTGGGTGGCCCATATTATATTACCCGGTTGACTAACATGGTGGTTTCGTCCGCCAATATCGAGGCGCATGCCCGTATCATTCTGCAGAAGTTCATCCAGCGTGAACTGATCCGTATCTCCGGTGAGATCCTGAGTGAATCTTACGAGGATACGGCCGACGTGTTTGATCTCCTGGACTCGGCAGAAAGTAAATTGTTTGAAGTTACCAATAATCACCTCCGTAAGAACTACGATAGTATAGACCGTGTCCTGGTGAACACCATGAAACGCATCGAAGACCTTCGTAACCGGGGCGATGATATTACAGGGGTGCCTTCCGGATTTCCGTCTCTCGACAAAGTAACCTATGGCTGGCAGTCGACCGACCTTATCATCATCGCGGCACGTCCCGCTGTAGGTAAGACCGCCTTCGCACTGAACCTGGCCAGAAATGCAGCACTTCACCCCCGGTTTCCGAAGGGTGCTGCGGTGTTCTCCCTTGAGATGTCCTCCGGTCAGATCGTGCAGCGTATCCTGTCGGCGGAGTCAGAAATAAAACTCGAAAAGATCACCAGGGGTAAACTGGAAGAGTATGAGATGAAGAAGCTGATGACCCACGGTATCGAACGCCTGGCGAAAGCACCGATCTTCATCGACGATACCCCGGCCCTTAACATCTTCGAGCTGCGTGCAAAGGCGAGAAGACTGGTACATAACCATGGCGTAGGCGTTATCATCATCGACTACCTTCAGCTGATGAGTGGTAGCGCAGATGGTAAGGGTACGAACCGTGAGCAGGAGATCAGTAAGATCTCCCGTGACCTGAAAGGTCTGGCGAAAGAGCTGCACGTGCCGATCCTCGCCCTGTCTCAGCTGAGCCGTGATGTGGAAAAGCGTAAGGACGGTAATAAGATGCCGCAGCTGAGTGACCTCCGTGAATCTGGTGCGATCGAGCAGGATGCCGACATGGTAATGTTCCTGTACCGTCCTGAATATTATGAGATCAATACAAACGAAATGGGTGAGTCCAACAAAGGTGAAACCCACGTACGTATTGCGAAACACCGTAACGGTCAGCTCGATACTATCAAATTACGTGCGGTACTGGAGTTCCAGCGTTTCGAAGATGATGGTAGTCTGGAGAATCCGGGTGGTGGCAGCAGCAATGCATTTGCCGGTATGCGCAACCACGACATGGGTGGCGGTGGAAACGATGAAGCAAAGCTGTATATCCAGAAGGGTTCCCGCATGAACGATATGAACTTTGATGAAGGATTTGAAGATGCTCCTTTTTAA
- a CDS encoding RagB/SusD family nutrient uptake outer membrane protein produces MKQTAKKILLATLIILCSCTKLKDESYNQIIAGQFDPTAQDLASLVGAAYVNWRVVLNAWNGYSRIQEATSDEAVVPARPNGWVDGGIYRRLHEHKWTSDDDVTINTWSRTYAGITNCNRVIYQLESGSIPVTSGKEETLAELKVLRASYYYVLCDVYGNVPIVTTFNVPDGFLPEQSTRKQVYDFIVKEIKDNIALLSDKNDRTTYGKFNQWAAYTLLAKMYLNAEVYTGTPAWDECIAACNAIINSGKGFALDPVQRSVFVTDNENSKEIIFALPFDETYVTDWNAFDVHMQTLQPANQATYNLKSTPWGGICAIPQFINTFDPEDARYRDNWIKGQQYSAAGEALNCTMGAYTGKPLAFINEVPGIDLSEEIHGFRLGKFEIKQKANVQLSNDWPLFRYADVLLMKAECLLRKGDAATAAALVTEVRQRNFTEHPQKAIVTAADLVKGSVYDYGLRNHLAETKEGGESVEFGRFLDELGWEFNQEARRRQDQIRFKVFTKKSWFSHTPNGDYRTLFPIPRIEINKNGNLKQNTGY; encoded by the coding sequence ATGAAACAAACTGCAAAAAAGATATTACTGGCTACGCTTATTATCCTGTGTAGCTGTACCAAACTGAAAGATGAAAGTTATAACCAGATCATCGCTGGTCAATTTGATCCTACTGCACAGGACCTTGCTTCACTGGTAGGGGCGGCTTATGTGAACTGGCGTGTGGTCCTCAATGCCTGGAATGGCTATTCCCGCATACAGGAAGCGACTTCCGATGAGGCGGTTGTACCAGCAAGACCTAATGGCTGGGTAGATGGGGGTATCTATCGCCGGTTACATGAACATAAATGGACGTCAGATGATGATGTGACCATCAATACATGGAGCCGCACCTATGCCGGTATTACCAATTGCAACAGGGTGATCTATCAGCTGGAATCAGGTAGTATTCCTGTTACCAGTGGAAAGGAAGAGACGTTGGCAGAACTGAAGGTGTTGCGTGCATCTTACTACTATGTCTTATGTGACGTATATGGTAATGTGCCTATTGTTACAACGTTCAATGTGCCGGATGGTTTTCTGCCGGAACAAAGCACGCGTAAGCAGGTGTATGATTTTATTGTAAAGGAAATAAAGGATAACATCGCTTTGCTGAGCGATAAGAATGACAGGACCACCTATGGTAAATTCAATCAGTGGGCTGCATATACACTACTCGCCAAGATGTACCTCAATGCAGAGGTCTACACCGGCACGCCCGCCTGGGATGAATGTATAGCTGCCTGTAATGCGATCATTAATTCCGGGAAAGGTTTTGCCCTGGACCCCGTGCAGCGCAGTGTGTTTGTAACGGATAATGAAAACTCAAAAGAGATCATCTTTGCATTACCTTTTGATGAGACCTATGTAACCGACTGGAATGCATTTGATGTCCACATGCAAACATTACAACCTGCGAACCAGGCTACCTACAACCTGAAATCAACGCCATGGGGAGGCATTTGCGCGATCCCTCAGTTTATCAATACTTTCGATCCTGAGGATGCCAGGTATCGTGATAACTGGATCAAGGGACAACAATACAGTGCAGCGGGTGAAGCGCTGAATTGTACCATGGGCGCCTATACCGGCAAGCCACTGGCATTTATCAATGAGGTGCCGGGTATCGATCTGTCAGAAGAAATACATGGCTTCCGTTTAGGTAAATTTGAGATCAAACAGAAAGCGAATGTACAGCTCAGCAATGACTGGCCATTGTTCAGATATGCGGATGTACTGCTGATGAAAGCAGAGTGCCTGCTAAGAAAAGGAGATGCCGCTACAGCTGCTGCACTGGTGACGGAAGTAAGACAGCGTAACTTTACAGAGCACCCGCAGAAGGCAATCGTCACCGCGGCTGACCTGGTCAAAGGAAGTGTCTATGATTATGGTTTACGTAATCACCTGGCAGAAACAAAGGAAGGTGGCGAAAGTGTGGAGTTTGGTCGGTTTCTGGATGAACTGGGATGGGAGTTTAACCAGGAAGCGCGCCGCAGACAAGACCAGATCCGCTTTAAAGTATTCACGAAGAAATCATGGTTCTCACACACGCCAAATGGTGATTACCGTACCCTGTTCCCTATACCTCGTATTGAAATAAACAAGAATGGCAATCTGAAACAGAATACCGGTTATTAA
- a CDS encoding RNA polymerase sigma factor, with amino-acid sequence MKNTHFHPDSTYTDEYLWNMIRADSVDAFNEVYNRYWDILYQVTLKRLSVKEVAEEIVQDTFIILWEKRHQIDITTLKHYLFAITRYAVFHYLGRQQTIASRMKALTLTPQLSGDHAGADIESLVNDRLLLQLIAAVSNELPEKSRQVFKYNKLLDYSILQAAQAFDISPKTAEGHLTKALKTLRMKLSTLYSMLM; translated from the coding sequence GTGAAAAACACGCACTTCCATCCGGATTCCACTTACACGGACGAATACCTGTGGAATATGATCAGGGCTGACTCCGTAGACGCTTTTAACGAAGTGTACAACCGCTATTGGGATATCCTGTACCAGGTGACCCTGAAAAGATTGTCAGTAAAGGAAGTAGCAGAGGAGATCGTGCAGGATACTTTCATTATCCTGTGGGAAAAAAGGCACCAGATAGACATCACAACACTTAAACATTACCTGTTTGCGATTACGCGGTATGCCGTCTTTCATTATCTGGGCCGGCAACAGACAATTGCTTCAAGGATGAAGGCCCTGACACTCACGCCACAATTATCAGGAGATCATGCAGGAGCAGATATTGAAAGTCTGGTAAATGACAGGTTACTGTTGCAGTTAATAGCAGCTGTTTCCAATGAGCTGCCGGAGAAAAGCCGGCAGGTCTTTAAGTATAATAAGTTGCTCGACTATTCCATTCTTCAGGCGGCACAGGCGTTTGATATCTCACCGAAGACAGCAGAAGGACATCTGACAAAAGCGTTAAAAACGCTGCGGATGAAACTGAGTACGTTGTATAGTATGTTGATGTGA